The DNA segment TCGCTGGGCATGAAGCAGGTTGCCGCCAATCCGTGGGAGACCTTCGCTGCCACCCACAAGAAGGGCGACAAGGTGTCCGGTCAGATCAAGTCGATCACCGACTTCGGCATCTTCATTGGCCTGGACGGCGGTATCGACGGCCTGATCCACCTGTCGGACATCAGCTGGAACACCACCGGCGAAGACGTCGTGCGCAACTTCAAGAAGGGCGACAACCTGGATGCCGTGGTGCTGGCCGTCGACCCGGAACGCGAGCGCATCAGCCTGGGCGTCAAGCAGCTTGAGCAGGATCCGTTCGGCCAGTACATGGCGTCGCATCCGAAGGGCACGAAGGTCGAAGGCACGGTCAAGGAAGTGGACGCCAAGGGCGCCACGATCGAGCTGGCCGATGGCATCGAGGGCTATGTTTCGGCTCGCGACATCAGCTACGACCGTGTGGACGACGCCAGCCAGCACCTGAAGGTCGGCGACAAGGTCGAAGCCAAGTTCATCGGCATGGACCGCAAGGGCCGCACGCTGCAGCTGTCGATCAAGGCCAAGGACGAAGCCGAGACCGCCGAAGCACTGGCCGAGTACAACAAGACCGCCGCTGAAGCCGCTACCGGTACCACCAGCCTGGGCGCGCTGCTGCGTGCGCAGCTGGATGGCGGCAAGTCCGAGTAATCGGCTACCTGTCGTTCGTTTCTCTGCAGTACCGTCCCCACCGGCCCGGGTTCGCCCCGGGCCGGTGCGGGTACATCCGCTCTGAACACTAGCCGATGACCAAGTCCGAACTCATCGAAATCCTGAGCCGTCGCCAGCCCCACCTCAAGGCCGAGGACGTCGACCTTGCCGTGAAGTCCTTGCTGGAAATGATGGGCGGTGCCTTGTCCCAGGGCGACCGGATCGAGATCCGCGGTTTCGGCAGCTTTTCTCTGCACTATCGTCCGCCCCGCATGGGCCGCAATCCCAAGACCGGCGAATCCGTTGCATTGCCGGCAAAACATGTGCCCCACTTCAAGCCCGGCAAGGAGCTGCGCGAGCGCGTCAGCGACGTCACGCCGATTGAGGAAGCCGGCGAGTAAGCCGCACTCGGGCGCGTGTCCTACCGCGCCGTCTCCGCTAAGCTAGGCGCCGTCCTGCACGGAGTCGCCTGATGAATACCTTCCGCCTGGTCGTCGCGCTGTTGTTCCTGGCCTACGGACTCATCATCGGCGTACTCAATACCCAGCCGATCACCCTCAAGCTGGTCTTCAGCGAATTCCAGACCTCATCGGGCGTCGGGATCATGCTGTCACTCCTCCTGGGTGTCGTCATCGGCGGCCTGATCGTGGTCGCCACCGTGGTGTGGCCCCTTTACGCAAAGCTTCGCAAGGCGAACAGGGCCGCCGTGCCCGGCGTTGCGGTGCCGGCCTCCCCGGACAAGGGTGTTTGAACCATGGCCTTCCTCACCGAGTGGTTCTGGTTCTTCCTGTTTCTGCCGCTGGCCGCGCTAAGCGGCTGGATCATCGGCCGGCGCGGCGGACAGCGGCATGGCGACACTCAGGTCAGCCGTCTC comes from the Pseudoxanthomonas sp. YR558 genome and includes:
- a CDS encoding integration host factor subunit beta — protein: MTKSELIEILSRRQPHLKAEDVDLAVKSLLEMMGGALSQGDRIEIRGFGSFSLHYRPPRMGRNPKTGESVALPAKHVPHFKPGKELRERVSDVTPIEEAGE
- a CDS encoding LapA family protein — its product is MNTFRLVVALLFLAYGLIIGVLNTQPITLKLVFSEFQTSSGVGIMLSLLLGVVIGGLIVVATVVWPLYAKLRKANRAAVPGVAVPASPDKGV